The DNA window GATCTCTCCGTCGTCCGCGGGATGGATGGTGGCGAAGCGGGTTCCTGCTCGCGGCACCGACAGCCTCACGTCGTCGAGCACGCTCGCCCCAGCGATGCGCGCTGCTTTGCGAACGTCTTCGTGAGCCCGCACCCCGCCGGAATGCCCGCCGGAAGTACCGATGACAGCCACCGGCTTTCCAGTGATGGCGCCGGTTCCGTAGGGGCGGGAGATCCAATCAATGGCGTTCCCGAGGGCGGCGGGGCTTGTGCCGTTGTATTCGGGGGTCACCACCAGAAGCGCGTCGGTCGATCGAACCTCGGCGCGAAGCCTGTCTGCCGCAGCGACG is part of the Nocardia sp. NBC_00565 genome and encodes:
- a CDS encoding NADPH-dependent FMN reductase, encoding MSTRILVLVGSLRAASYNRQLAQAAVKHAPDGIAVDIFDSLADVVLYNEDIDRPGAVAAADRLRAEVRSTDALLVVTPEYNGTSPAALGNAIDWISRPYGTGAITGKPVAVIGTSGGHSGGVRAHEDVRKAARIAGASVLDDVRLSVPRAGTRFATIHPADDGEIAGTMPSILATLAAAVPARQELVQESA